ggtgtcagagtgatcggacagtaaagtgaagaaggtatgaaagaaggaggggtcatcaacatttggcccatatatactagcaatgcataaatctatattttgaatagttaaattgagtattataaatctaccttctgggtctgatgtagtatttctaatgatgcagtttatctttttgttaatcaatatggctacacctctttgtttggagttgtagcaggctgagtacatgtgagggaactgtggagaggagagtgtgtgcgcagatgttctggacacatgtgtctcctgtagaaacacaacgtcagcctgtaaatcatttaaccgattaataattttcactctcttttcccttgaaccaactccgcgtacattccatgagacaaacttgagtgtgctcatgtttagattaacaggtgaagtgttgtgtgtttactaaAGATGTGTGCGCGCGTCCTCGCATGTGTCCTCCATGAccttgtgtgcgcatgtgtacgtgtcctgcatgactgtgtatcctgtatggcagtgtgtgtgctgtatgtccgtgtggcaaacatgttgggtgcaaaaaaagaagaagaaaaaggagtgtaaagtgagagagaaatgaaacagtgcaaacaccaaagagccaagcataaaaaaagaaaaaaaaacaacatgataacaaaacaaagagctgtgCATTAATTGTTATATACAGACCTGTAGACCGGCTGCGGTTTAAGTTTATCTCTTATCTAATCAATTACATGCTTTAAATTAACATGAAGTTGCTCCTAATAAAGCCATGGGGTAACCTCCCGGTCCCTGTACAGCTGACCGTTAACAtaaagcttatctacagctaccGTAGCTCTGACGCCCTCAGTGATGTATTTCTTCCTTATTGGAAATAATACTCGCCTCCGATCGAGAATCTCTTTTGGAAATTGTTCATTAACACTGTAGTGTGTTCCACGCAGCTCTCTGCCCCGACTCCTGACCTGCTCTTTTTGCTTGTAATGTTCAAATTTAGCTACAATTGGCCGAGGCCGTTTGTTATCGGGCTTCTTACCTCCGAGCCGGTGAACACGATggaaagttatattttttaccGCTTCACTCGGGAGTTTCAGCTGATGCTGGAGGAATTCGCGAACCGAGGCTTcggcatcctcctctgcttgctCTGGGATCCCGGAGAAGACGAGGTTGTCCCGCATGCTCCGAGCCTGGATGTCCAGAATGGTCtccctcattttcttgttttccccgGTCAGCTGTGTCATCCCATCGGTGAGTTGTTTCACGGTATCCCTCAGCGTTTGGTTCTCGACAGCAAGCGACGCCACCTGCTCTTGGCTAAACTCCAACGACACCCTCAGTTGTTGGAATTCCTTGTGtagaacctccaccaaggcaagtCGGGCATCTAGGCTAGTTAGCTTCTTGTCGATGGAGTCCAGGACATCAGTGAAGCTTTTCTCTGGGGATAATGTGGATGTGCTTGTTGAGCACTCGGAACGAGTGCGTTTAGAAGTTGGTGTGGCCGTGGtagcaggatttttttgtggtttgcccATCACGAAGTTGACAAAGCACTCGTCGACGTAGCTCTCCAGGCTGTACAATGTTTCCTCGTCCAGTTTGTTATATTGAAAGAATTAATAGGCAGAGGTTAGTATTAGGAATAATTCTATTTTGGTATAAATATATTGGTTTGATTTACCTGAGTTGCACCGGTTTGTTTACTATACCGCCATATTACTTACGCACAGCTCTCGCGTGATCTCAGCAGTGACGCATCTCACAGACGTCTCCGCATCAACTTGTGGTCTTTATATACGAGCATTTCACTGACATCAAcatacccccccacccacccacccacccaccccccaaaaaaagcaacTGGTTTCCTTTTATTATATTCAACCTGCCACAGGTGAGTATCTAGTTTAATCCAAGTCACAAGCAGTTCATCAGCCTCCTTGCAGTGGCTCCTACTAACCTTAACAAAAAATTTAATAACGGTTATTTCTCAgattaattacttttttattgctttgttgCATGGTTATCTTGGAGTTTGAGTTGATATACTAATATTGAATTATAACAAAAGTTTTAATAATTTGTCAACTAAAATATGCATCACATCCACATTTACAGCCTGCGTCTTTGCCTGCAGATGGCATTTTCAGTTTCTTGACCCCCGCCCTGGATATGCTAGTCATGAATAAATcccaacaaaatgaaaaatctcAGAAGAAACTAGAGAGTTTAATTCTGCGTGGACAGATTAATTTGCTTTCACTGCGAAGAATGCTGGCTTACCTGTTTGCTTGATATGTGGTGAGAAAttagcaaacaacaaaaaaaagtaacagaCATTTTCAGAACAAGCACTCAGCATTTGCTGAAAAATACCAAACTGAACATGAGTGAAAGAGAGCAATATTGTAATTGATACAGAAAGTTGAGCAGAGCAAACATACTTTTAACAAGTGGCTCAACTCTCCAAACTTAACTACAGCTGCTAGTTTTATGGCAGCACAGGAGATTGTAAGGAAGGGAAAGCCGTTCACAGAGAGAGAACACATGAAAGAATCATCCATAAAAATAGAGCGCCTTTTTTCacacttcaaaaacaaaaaggaagtgATTCAGAAAATTAGAGAAAGGCCTCTCTCTGCAAGACCATCGGACATCGCAGGCGGGGAAAagacttttcatttggccatttttgggggtcaggctagcttaaatgttGCTATAAAAAATGCTGAccaatgtttttatccactaatcactgataaatgtgtc
This genomic interval from Archocentrus centrarchus isolate MPI-CPG fArcCen1 unplaced genomic scaffold, fArcCen1 scaffold_32_ctg1, whole genome shotgun sequence contains the following:
- the LOC115776481 gene encoding uncharacterized protein LOC115776481, producing the protein MGKPQKNPATTATPTSKRTRSECSTSTSTLSPEKSFTDVLDSIDKKLTSLDARLALVEVLHKEFQQLRVSLEFSQEQVASLAVENQTLRDTVKQLTDGMTQLTGENKKMRETILDIQARSMRDNLVFSGIPEQAEEDAEASVREFLQHQLKLPSEAVKNITFHRVHRLGGKKPDNKRPRPIVAKFEHYKQKEQVRSRGRELRGTHYSVNEQFPKEILDRRRVLFPIRKKYITEGVRATVAVDKLYVNGQLYRDREVTPWLY